The proteins below come from a single Cannabis sativa cultivar Pink pepper isolate KNU-18-1 chromosome 3, ASM2916894v1, whole genome shotgun sequence genomic window:
- the LOC133036302 gene encoding uncharacterized protein LOC133036302, with amino-acid sequence MNWSREVWSRLNILKHSVITCLAMLNRLKTQDRLSRFGVQVTCCCYLCNAQPESRQHLFFDCSIANACLLEVKNWHTQTSRLPQLMRWIERAKTSKFKKVVLATALTALVYNLWKSRNATIWQEVMANPVTIVTEKKWAIKIRIESLMPRKIKSSDREWFLAL; translated from the coding sequence ATGAATTGGAGCAGAGAAGTGTGGTCCAGACTTAACATTCTGAAGCATAGTGTAATTACTTGTTTGGCCATGCTTAATAGATTGAAAACCCAGGATAGACTCAGCCGATTTGGTGTGCAGGTTACTTGCTGCTGCTATCTCTGCAATGCACAACCTGAAAGTAGGCAACATCTATTCTTCGATTGTTCAATTGCGAATGCCTGTTTACTTGAAGTGAAGAACTGGCATACTCAAACCAGTAGGCTCCCTCAGTTGATGCGTTGGATTGAGAGAGCTAAAACCTCAAAATTCAAGAAAGTCGTCCTAGCTACTGCTCTAACTGCTCTGGTATACAATCTTTGGAAATCTAGGAATGCTACTATATGGCAAGAAGTTATGGCAAACCCAGTTACAATTGTTACAGAGAAAAAATGGGCTATTAAAATTCGAATTGAGAGCTTAATGCCTAGGAAGATCAAAAGCAGTGATCGAGAATGGTTTCTtgctttataa